GAGCGTGGCATGAGCCAGGCTGTAGCTGAGCGGCAAAGGCTGCTTGTGCGGATGCAGCATCTCTCTTAACCGAGTGTGGTCACCGGCGATGAATTCGGGAAGCTCTGCGAGCCGCTGAATCAGCATGGGTTATGCTGCCGCCTTGCACCAGATTCCGAGATTGTAGCCATCGGGCGATTGCAGCACGGCATAAGATCCATAGTGATCCGGCAATTCCCCTTTGGGGCGCACAATCTTGCCGCCGAGACGCTGCACGAGGTCCAATGTCTTTTCAATGTCAGCAACTTCCACATAGTTCCAGAAGCCATTGATGTAGGGGACCTCATCGACCCGGGTGAGTCCGCCGATCTCCTGACCGTCTGGAGCACAAATCATCAGATAATCATCCCCATAAAAGGGCTGGAATTTCCACTGGAACAGCGCGCCGTAGAAGGCGCTGGCCTGGCGCAGATCACGTACGGGAAGTTCAACGTGTGCAAAAGTATACATGGCTGATACCCACAATTTGCCGGGATGCTGTGATCCCGGTG
This window of the bacterium genome carries:
- a CDS encoding VOC family protein — its product is MYTFAHVELPVRDLRQASAFYGALFQWKFQPFYGDDYLMICAPDGQEIGGLTRVDEVPYINGFWNYVEVADIEKTLDLVQRLGGKIVRPKGELPDHYGSYAVLQSPDGYNLGIWCKAAA